In the genome of Vicia villosa cultivar HV-30 ecotype Madison, WI linkage group LG7, Vvil1.0, whole genome shotgun sequence, one region contains:
- the LOC131616375 gene encoding uncharacterized protein LOC131616375 produces the protein MGLKVDPKFLNMMGGFIPMEMVVKGAFELITDESKAGDCLWITNRLGMEYWPTPSEEAKYTIRSTRLRRRTEYKAPSIKLPESFEKIVVHTLTHNFRNATGLARAPLRLPIKSNYVLVKIIYAGVNASDVNFSSGRYYGGNNNDTAARLPFDAGFEVAVDTKKFIGLHSVADAVEYLHSGKSVEKVVVSVDPTFVNHVAKL, from the exons atgggcttaaaggtgGATCCCAAATTCCTTAATATGATGGGGGGCTTTATACCTATGGAAATGGTGGTGAAAG GTGCTTTTGAGCTCATCACGGATGAGAGTAAAGCCGGTGATTGCCTATGGATTACTAATCGTTTAGGTATGGAGTATTGGCCAACCCCATCAGAAGAGGCAAAGTACACGATACGTTCTACACGTCTCAGGAGAAGAACTGAATACAAAGCTCCATCAATTAAACTACCCGAGAGTTTTGAGAAAAT AGTTGTTCATACATTGACTCACAACTTTCGGAATGCTACCGGCTTAGCGAGAGCACCACTGAGATTACCTATCAAATCAAACTATGTTCTTGTTAAGATCATCTATGCTGGTGTAAATGCTAGTGAT GTAAATTTTAGCTCAGGCCGCTATTATGGTGGCAATAACAATGACACTGCAGCCCGTCTTCCATTCGATGCAGGGTTTGAG GTTGCTGTGGATACAAAGAAATTTATAGGCCTGCATTCTGTTGCAGATGCAGTTGAGTATCTCCATTCAGGCAAAAGCGTTGAGAAG GTGGTTGTAAGCGTGGATCCAACCTTCGTCAATCATGTAGCCAAGTTATGA
- the LOC131619912 gene encoding pentatricopeptide repeat-containing protein At1g79540-like yields MLTLSKLKKSFETPCLCGFRRIHSNSSDQLALRFCIWVALKFDTLTSKPYHLVSRILIRKKWHSFYWEALELLKEKGVLVTSDSVRALVRSYSYSGHTEKAIESFGKMREFGVIPDAHMYNTVLRDVLKEKLFVLAFALYNTMLKSNVDPNDYTYNMLIDGFCKSGNIKGAREVLDEMQKVSIVPSVVSTTSILYGLCRANNVDEALMLFNVMKEKECPPDMISCNVVLNGFCKMGRLEEALSFVWLIKRDGFSLNQNSYSSLINAFFRARRYSEAHALYTRMFKEGFAPDVVLYAIMIRGLSEEGRVGEAARMLDEMTQIGLTPDAYCYNAIIKGLCDTGLLDRAQSLCLEISEQNVYTHTILICEMCKQGMVEKAQELFNQMESLGCVPSVVTFNALINGLCNAHKLEEASLLLYKMEIGRRPSLILSLFQGSGQVFDSTSLQKKVEQMCEAGKFLDAYKFLTQLADSGVVPDIITYNTLINAFCRAYNIKGAFMLFEDLQKKGLSPDTVTYGTLINGLYKVDREKDALKIYDRMQKAGCEPSLSLYKGLMTWLCRKSKVSLAFSLYLEYLKSLPSRDNDSISVLEEYLVGGKLDQVIRGLLELDFRAKDFKLAPYTILLIGFCQVGRVYEALIIFSVLDKLNIKINATSCVHLIKGLCKEGRLDDAVKIFLYTLDRGFMLRPMICNHLLVFLLVSRDYKDWAIDLIGRMESFGYRLNSNEYSRTVYLIDQYQKRNQRKIYLRRD; encoded by the coding sequence ATGTTGACCCTCTCCAAGTTGAAGAAATCGTTTGAAACCCCTTGCTTATGCGGCTTCCGCAGAATCCACAGCAATTCCTCCGATCAACTAGCTCTTCGTTTCTGCATCTGGGTCGCTCTCAAATTCGACACTCTTACCAGCAAGCCCTATCACTTGGTTAGTCGTATCCTTATCCGTAAGAAATGGCATTCCTTTTACTGGGAAGCTCTTGAGCTTCTCAAGGAAAAAGGGGTTTTAGTTACTTCAGATTCCGTTAGAGCTTTAGTTAGGTCTTATTCATACTCCGGTCATACCGAAAAAGCTATAGAGTCATTCGGTAAAATGCGCGAATTTGGTGTTATTCCTGATGCTCATATGTATAACACTGTTTTGAGAGATGTGTTGAAGGAAAAGTTGTTTGTGCTTGCTTTTGCTTTGTATAATACCATGCTTAAGTCCAATGTTGATCCTAATGACTATACTTATAACATGTTGATTGATGGGTTTTGTAAAAGTGGTAACATTAAGGGTGCACGTGAGGTGCTTGATGAAATGCAGAAGGTTAGTATTGTTCCTAGTGTTGTATCGACTACTTCGATTCTTTATGGTTTGTGTCGGGCGAATAATGTAGATGAGGCGCTTATGTTGTTTAATGTTATGAAGGAAAAAGAGTGTCCGCCGGATATGATTTCTTGTAATGTTGTGTTGAATGGGTTTTGTAAGATGGGGAGGTTAGAGGAAGCGCTTTCTTTTGTATGGTTGATAAAAAGAGATGGTTTCTCGCTCAATCAAAATAGCTATAGTTCTCTTATTAATGCGTTTTTTAGGGCTAGGAGATATAGTGAAGCACATGCGTTGTATACGAGGATGTTTAAGGAGGGCTTTGCACCTGATGTTGTTTTGTATGCCATTATGATACGTGGTCTGTCGGAGGAGGGCAGGGTTGGTGAAGCTGCTAGGATGTTAGATGAGATGACTCAGATAGGTTTAACTCCTGATGCTTATTGCTACAATGCTATAATTAAAGGTTTGTGTGACACGGGTCTTTTGGATCGAGCGCAGTCTCTTTGTCTTGAGATTTCTGAGCAAAATGTTTACACGCATACGATTCTTATATGTGAAATGTGTAAGCAGGGAATGGTTGAGAAAGCACAAGAGTTATTTAATCAGATGGAGTCGCTTGGATGTGTTCCATCGGTTGTGACCTTCAATGCGCTTATAAATGGATTATGCAATGCTCATAAACTCGAGGAGGCAAGCCTTTTACTTTACAAGATGGAGATTGGGAGAAGACCTTCGTTAATCTTAAGCCTTTTTCAGGGTTCTGGTCAGGTTTTTGATAGTACTAGTCTCCAGAAAAAAGTGGAGCAAATGTGTGAGGCCGGAAAATTTTTGGATGCTTACAAGTTTCTCACTCAACTTGCTGATAGTGGGGTTGTGCCTGACATTATTACATACAACACTCTAATCAATGCCTTTTGCAGGGCTTATAATATTAAAGGTGCTTTCATGCTTTTTGAGGATCTGCAAAAGAAGGGTCTCTCACCCGATACTGTTACTTATGGGACACTTATTAATGGGCTATATAAAGTTGACCGAGAAAAGGATGCCTTAAAGATTTATGACCGTATGCAGAAGGCTGGCTGTGAACCCAGCCTTTCATTATATAAAGGGCTTATGACTTGGTTGTGTAGAAAGAGCAAGGTCTCGCTGGCGTTCAGTCTTTATTTGGAATATTTGAAGAGCCTTCCTAGTCGGGACAATGATTCAATCAGTGTGCTGGAGGAATATTTAGTTGGAGGAAAATTGGACCAAGTGATTCGAGGTTTACTTGAACTGGACTTCAGGGCCAAGGATTTTAAATTAGCTCCATATACAATTCTACTTATTGGATTCTGTCAGGTAGGAAGAGTATATGAAGCATTGATTATATTCTCTGTTCTTGACAAGTTGAATATCAAAATCAATGCTACAAGTTGTGTACATTTGATCAAAGGTCTTTGTAAAGAAGGGAGGCTAGATGACGCagtaaaaatatttctttacacTCTTGACAGAGGTTTCATGTTGAGGCCAATGATTTGTAATCATCTCCTTGTGTTTCTTCTTGTTTCCCGAGATTATAAGGACTGGGCTATTGATCTTATTGGGAGGATGGAATCTTTTGGATACCGTTTAAATTCAAATGAGTATAGCAGGACAGTGTATCTTATAGACCAATACCAAAaaagaaatcaaagaaaaatttaTCTAAGAAGAGATTAA
- the LOC131619913 gene encoding uncharacterized protein LOC131619913 has protein sequence MADEVLYLCDSEPAASASSTDSCSDLMQYFVTDIIFESRDKVLEWARAFGNKIMRRKNYKQKNEVAAPSDGNSTMRLKCLFRLRYDLSGTGWKVVVKCRMHNHRLDKDLLGHDILDRLKGDERKFVNDMTKYNMAPRYRLPLLEIFGVTSTKLTFSVAFAYLEHEREENFTWALKRL, from the exons ATGGCAGACGAAGTTTTATATCTTTGTGATTCTGAACCGGCAGCTTCAGCTTCTTCTACGGATTCATGTAGTGATCTTATGCAGTACTTCGTGACAGATATA ATTTTTGAATCACGAGATAAGGTTCTAGAATGGGCACGTGCTTTTGGGAACAAAATCATG AGGAGGAAAAATTACAAACAGAAAAATGAAGTTGCGGCCCCTTCTGATGGCAATTCTACTATGAGGCTTAAATGTTTATTTAGGTTGAGATATGATCTGAGTGGTACTGGTTGGAAGGTGGTGGTTAAATGTCGGATGCATAATCATAGACTAGATAAGGATTTGTTAGGTCATGATATCTTGGATCGTCTAAAAGGTGATGAAAGAAAGTTTGTGAATGACATGACGAAGTACAATATGGCACCAAG GTACCGGCTACCACTACTTGAGATTTTTGGTGTTACATCAACAAAATTGACGTTTTCAGTTGCTTTTGCATATTTGGAACATGAAAGGGAGGAGAACTTCACATGGGCACTAAAGAGGCTTTAG
- the LOC131619914 gene encoding uncharacterized protein LOC131619914 yields MNVIDSVYPNASHLLCTFHISKTISLKCKEYVESERQEHVIDQWNNMMYSNTEDEFDVHLNHLEGVCGNIPSFVMYVKETWLTPYTERFVAAWTNRVTHLGNTTTNRMESTHWRLKNMLTNSRGDLCASWEAVNTMLKLKLQLGSIRVSFQKSIVNIEHRYNTPFYSKFHSFVSRQCIQLIEKELERVKFVGASKQRCGCYIRTTHELPCACQLVGYHILGIPIPLESIHVFWTKLQISEYEVSPDESK; encoded by the exons ATGAATGTCATTGATTCTGTGTATCCAAATGCGTCTCATTTGTTGTGTacgtttcatatttcaaaaactaTTAGCCTGAAATGTAAAGAATATGTGGAATCAGAAAGACAAGAACATGTCATAGATCAGTGGAACAATATGATGTATTCAAATACAGAAGACGAATTTGATGTACATCTAAACCACTTAGAGGGTGTATGTGGTAATATTCCATCATTTGTCATGTATGTGAAAGAAACATGGTTAACACCATATACAGAAAGATTTGTTGCTGCATGGACTAACAGAGTCACTCATTTAGGGAACACAACAACAAACAG GATGGAGTCTACACATTGGAGACTAAAGAACATGTTGACTAACAGTCGTGGTGATTTATGTGCAAGCTGGGAGGCTGTGAACACAATGTTGAAGTTGAAGTTGCAGCTAGGTTCCATAAGAGTGTCGTTTCAAAAAAGTATCGTCAACATTGAGCATCGGTATAACACTCCATTCTATTCTAAATTTCATAGTTTTGTTTCAAGACAGTGTATTCAACTCATTGAAAAGGAACTAGAAAGAGTCAAATTTGTTGGTGCGAGCAAGCAGAGGTGTGGTTGTTACATTAGAACAACACATGAGTTACCGTGTGCGTGTCAACTGGTCGGTTACCATATTTTAGGCATACCTATACCTTTGGAATCTATTCATGTGTTTTGGACGAAATTGCAAATTTCAGAATATGAGGTGAGTCCTGACGAGAGCAAGTGA